One bacterium genomic window, ATCGGCGACGGCTGCGGCTTCGGGGAGGAGTGCCTGATCCTCGCCCACGACGCGCAGATGGACGAGTTCCTCGACGCGGCGCGCATCGGCCGGGTGACGATCCGGGAGTCCTGCCATCTCGGAGCGCGGACGATCGTCCTGCCGGGCGTCGAGATCGGTCCGCGCACAATCGTCGGCGCCGGGTCGGTCGTCTCCCGCTCGCTGCCGCCGGAGACGGTCTGCGCGGGAAGCCCGGCGGCCGTCGTCTGTTCGCTGGAGGAGTACCTCGCCAAGCACCGCGCGCGGCTCGAGACCGCGCCCCGCTTCGAGTACGAGC contains:
- a CDS encoding acyltransferase — translated: MLGWAIDLAASVKRRAEEARDARRWRRLRGLGMVIGRNVLLPPSTWIDVSHCHLISIGDGCGFGEECLILAHDAQMDEFLDAARIGRVTIRESCHLGARTIVLPGVEIGPRTIVGAGSVVSRSLPPETVCAGSPAAVVCSLEEYLAKHRARLETAPRFEYE